The Flavobacterium marginilacus genome window below encodes:
- a CDS encoding glycoside hydrolase family 43 protein, with translation MKFKIKILLVFCGLSMIRMTAQNPIIKNIFTADPSPLVHKGTLYLYTGHDVATEQDTNYKMSDWHVFSTTDMAAWKDHGALLSPSTFSWATGDAYAAQCVERKGKFYWFVSTFHKKDDVSGGGAAIGVAVSDSPTGPFKDAIGKALVINEMTTDMKFAWDDIDPTVFVDDDGQAYLFWGNGSCKWVKLKDNMIEMDGPITTFKPKNYIEGPWVYKRKNLYYLVYPSVGTKPEMIEYCTAPKPEGPWTYQGIIQDNVTNSFTTHPGIIDYKGKSYFFYHNGSLPTGGSYRRSVCVDYMYYNEDGTIQKIVQTTEGVAKVK, from the coding sequence AATTTAAGATTAAAATTCTATTGGTGTTCTGTGGTTTGTCAATGATTAGAATGACAGCACAAAATCCTATTATAAAAAATATTTTTACTGCAGATCCTTCGCCGCTTGTACATAAAGGCACATTGTATTTGTATACAGGGCATGATGTAGCAACAGAACAAGATACGAATTATAAAATGTCCGATTGGCACGTATTTTCTACAACAGACATGGCAGCCTGGAAAGATCACGGAGCACTGCTTTCGCCAAGTACATTTTCTTGGGCTACTGGGGATGCTTATGCTGCGCAGTGTGTGGAGAGAAAAGGAAAGTTTTACTGGTTTGTTTCTACGTTTCACAAAAAAGATGATGTAAGCGGGGGCGGTGCCGCAATTGGCGTAGCTGTTTCTGACAGTCCTACAGGTCCTTTTAAAGATGCTATTGGTAAGGCTCTTGTAATAAACGAAATGACTACAGACATGAAATTTGCCTGGGATGATATTGACCCTACCGTATTTGTTGATGATGACGGACAAGCTTATTTATTTTGGGGTAATGGAAGCTGTAAATGGGTAAAACTTAAAGACAATATGATCGAAATGGACGGGCCTATCACCACTTTTAAACCTAAAAATTACATTGAAGGACCATGGGTATATAAGAGAAAAAATCTGTATTATCTAGTTTATCCAAGCGTTGGTACAAAACCAGAAATGATAGAATACTGCACAGCTCCAAAACCAGAGGGACCATGGACATATCAAGGTATCATCCAAGATAATGTGACAAACAGTTTTACTACACATCCAGGGATTATTGACTATAAAGGGAAATCATACTTTTTTTACCATAATGGGAGTCTGCCTACTGGCGGTAGTTATAGACGTTCTGT